The proteins below are encoded in one region of Winogradskyella helgolandensis:
- a CDS encoding SGNH/GDSL hydrolase family protein, which translates to MKSYVFLLVFILSLSTSCKSEKKAEGPTVVVELPLHDKRVLILGNSITQHGYYVDFIEYYLRKQFPNNQLDIISIGLSSETISGTSEANSVFPRPNVRERLDKALTNIKPDVVVACYGMNDGNYQPLDSLLFKAYKDGILELKSKVEARNAQLILLTPTVFDPNPIADRVSKEGEPHAYWHPYYKYNDVLTAYSDWLLSLETDKLQVIDLHHPLDSLLNDVKRIKSDSTFIPDGVHPNKIGHFYMAQKILNDLYPDVVMENPVSEINRLEADSLFTLVSKRRDLRSEGYRNYIGYTKNGDTIKADSISSTITKVKLLDATILKLLNP; encoded by the coding sequence ATGAAGTCTTATGTTTTCCTTTTGGTGTTTATTCTAAGTTTAAGCACGTCTTGTAAAAGTGAAAAAAAAGCAGAAGGACCTACAGTAGTCGTAGAATTACCTTTACATGATAAACGTGTTTTGATTTTAGGTAATAGCATCACACAACATGGTTATTATGTAGACTTTATAGAATATTATTTACGTAAACAATTTCCTAATAATCAGTTAGATATCATCAGTATTGGTCTATCAAGTGAAACGATTTCTGGAACCTCAGAAGCCAATAGTGTATTTCCAAGACCAAATGTTAGGGAACGCTTAGATAAAGCGTTAACAAACATTAAACCAGATGTTGTTGTAGCCTGTTATGGGATGAATGATGGTAATTATCAGCCCTTAGATTCCCTCTTATTTAAAGCTTATAAAGACGGTATTTTAGAGTTGAAATCTAAAGTAGAAGCACGTAATGCACAATTAATTCTACTCACACCAACAGTTTTTGATCCTAATCCGATTGCAGATCGCGTTTCAAAAGAAGGAGAACCTCATGCATATTGGCATCCTTATTATAAATACAATGACGTCTTAACGGCCTATTCTGATTGGTTATTAAGTCTCGAAACGGATAAACTTCAAGTTATAGATTTGCATCATCCTCTCGATTCCCTTTTAAACGATGTAAAACGAATTAAGTCTGATTCTACGTTTATTCCAGATGGTGTACATCCTAATAAAATTGGTCATTTTTATATGGCTCAGAAGATTTTAAACGATTTATATCCTGATGTTGTAATGGAAAATCCGGTTTCAGAAATTAATCGTTTAGAAGCCGATTCGCTTTTTACTTTAGTTTCTAAAAGACGTGACTTACGCTCTGAAGGTTATCGAAATTATATTGGATATACGAAAAATGGTGACACCATAAAGGCTGATTCTATTTCTTCAACTATTACCAAAGTAAAGTTATTGGATGCCACTATTTTAAAATTATTGAATCCGTAA
- the gltX gene encoding glutamate--tRNA ligase — MSKNVRVRFAPSPTGPLHIGGVRTALFNYLFAKKHGGDFVLRIEDTDQNRYVEGAEDYIVKSLDWCGISFDEGPGKNEKFGPYRQSERKHLYKQYADDLIASGNAYYAFDTSEQLDAERKGHEAEGKTFIYNWHNREKGRLVNSLVLTEAETKAKIEAGEDYVIRFKSPQDETLHLTDIIRGNITIDTNVLDDKVLFKSDGMPTYHLANIVDDHLMEITHVIRGEEWLPSLALHQLLYDAFGWEAPEFAHLPLILKPTGKGKLSKRDGDKLGFPVFPLEYTAPDGTVSRGYKEDGYFPEAVVNFLAFLGWNPGTEQEIFSLEQLVADFDLARVNKAGARFDPDKTKWFNHHYMQQQLDLHLAEAFKTMQPELADVDVNYIALVVGLIKERATFVQDFWDLSHFFFTAPTAYDEKASKKAIKEDTAELMTKVMDLVTKTNDFTVSNLQTDIKGWITTNEIGFGKVMMPLRLALVGALQGPDVFDIMFMIGKAETVNRIAQFIKQV, encoded by the coding sequence ATGTCTAAAAACGTACGTGTGCGCTTTGCACCAAGTCCAACAGGACCTTTACATATTGGTGGTGTAAGAACCGCTTTATTCAATTATTTATTTGCTAAAAAACATGGTGGTGATTTTGTTCTCCGAATAGAGGATACAGACCAAAACCGTTATGTTGAAGGTGCTGAAGATTATATTGTAAAATCTTTAGATTGGTGTGGTATTTCATTTGATGAAGGTCCGGGGAAAAACGAAAAATTTGGTCCTTACAGACAAAGTGAACGCAAGCATTTATACAAACAATATGCAGATGATTTAATAGCTAGCGGAAATGCGTATTATGCGTTTGACACGTCTGAACAATTAGATGCAGAACGTAAAGGCCACGAAGCAGAAGGTAAAACCTTTATCTACAACTGGCATAACCGTGAAAAAGGACGTTTAGTAAACTCTTTGGTTTTAACTGAAGCTGAAACTAAAGCTAAAATTGAAGCTGGCGAGGATTACGTGATACGTTTTAAATCGCCTCAAGATGAAACCTTACATCTTACAGATATCATTCGTGGTAATATAACGATTGATACCAATGTATTAGATGACAAAGTGTTGTTTAAAAGCGATGGTATGCCAACCTATCACCTAGCGAATATTGTGGATGACCATTTAATGGAAATTACACATGTAATTCGTGGTGAAGAATGGTTACCTTCTTTAGCATTGCATCAATTATTATATGATGCTTTTGGTTGGGAAGCACCAGAATTTGCACATTTACCATTAATTTTAAAACCAACAGGAAAAGGAAAATTAAGTAAACGTGATGGTGATAAATTAGGCTTTCCTGTATTTCCATTAGAATATACAGCACCAGACGGAACGGTGTCTAGAGGTTATAAAGAAGATGGGTATTTCCCTGAAGCTGTGGTTAATTTCTTAGCGTTTTTAGGATGGAATCCAGGAACAGAACAAGAGATATTTAGTTTAGAGCAACTGGTTGCAGATTTTGATTTAGCACGAGTTAATAAAGCTGGAGCACGCTTTGATCCGGATAAAACCAAATGGTTTAATCATCATTATATGCAGCAGCAATTAGATTTACATTTGGCTGAAGCGTTTAAAACCATGCAACCTGAATTAGCAGATGTTGATGTTAATTATATAGCCTTGGTCGTTGGTTTAATAAAAGAACGCGCAACATTTGTTCAAGATTTTTGGGACTTAAGTCATTTCTTTTTTACTGCTCCAACCGCTTATGATGAAAAAGCCTCTAAAAAGGCCATTAAAGAAGATACGGCTGAACTGATGACAAAAGTGATGGACTTGGTTACAAAAACCAATGATTTTACAGTAAGTAATCTTCAAACTGATATTAAAGGTTGGATTACAACAAACGAGATCGGTTTTGGTAAAGTAATGATGCCATTGCGATTAGCTCTCGTTGGAGCCTTACAAGGACCAGATGTATTTGATATTATGTTTATGATTGGTAAAGCTGAAACGGTAAATCGTATCGCTCAATTTATAAAACAAGTTTAG
- a CDS encoding alkane 1-monooxygenase produces MKDLKYLAAFSIPLVCFFSLYFKGYWIWATPIFGFVCIPILELIFPVDTDNLKPDEADNKLKQKLFDWLLYLNLPIVYGLVIYGLFTVSNAALETYEFVGIIVSVGIVLGVNGINVAHELGHRQTTNERFLGKALLLPSFYMHFYIEHNFGHHLHAATPEDPATARYNQTVYSFWLTSTLRQYFNAWNIQNKLLKNNKKHFFSLKNDMFWFVFFQISYLIAVLFIFGTSALLFAFFAGIVGFILLETVNYIEHYGLLRLKTKSGRYERVKEIHSWNSNHVIGRIVLYELTRHSDHHYKTSKKYQILDCHEESPQMPYGYPTSMVLAMLPPLWFSIMNKRVPKTMITD; encoded by the coding sequence ATGAAAGACCTTAAATATCTAGCCGCATTTTCAATCCCTTTAGTCTGTTTCTTCAGTTTGTATTTTAAAGGCTATTGGATTTGGGCTACTCCTATTTTTGGATTTGTTTGCATTCCGATTTTAGAACTGATATTTCCTGTTGATACGGATAATTTAAAGCCTGATGAAGCCGACAATAAGTTAAAACAAAAGCTATTTGATTGGTTGTTGTATTTAAATCTTCCTATTGTTTATGGTTTAGTTATTTATGGATTATTTACCGTATCAAACGCAGCATTAGAAACTTATGAATTCGTCGGAATCATTGTTTCTGTTGGTATTGTTTTGGGTGTTAACGGTATTAATGTTGCTCACGAACTTGGCCATAGACAAACCACAAACGAACGCTTTTTAGGCAAAGCGCTACTTCTACCTTCATTTTATATGCACTTTTATATAGAACACAATTTTGGTCATCATTTGCATGCAGCAACTCCAGAAGACCCTGCAACAGCTCGTTATAATCAAACTGTGTATTCCTTTTGGTTGACTTCAACACTACGGCAATATTTTAATGCTTGGAACATTCAGAACAAATTGTTGAAAAACAACAAAAAACACTTCTTTTCGCTTAAAAATGACATGTTTTGGTTCGTTTTCTTTCAAATTAGCTATCTAATTGCAGTTTTATTCATATTTGGGACTTCAGCTTTACTGTTTGCTTTTTTTGCTGGAATTGTTGGTTTTATTCTCCTTGAAACTGTTAATTATATTGAACATTACGGTCTGTTGCGATTAAAAACTAAATCCGGACGTTACGAACGTGTTAAGGAGATCCATTCATGGAATTCTAATCATGTTATAGGTAGAATTGTATTGTATGAATTAACCAGACATAGTGATCATCATTATAAAACATCTAAAAAATATCAAATATTAGATTGCCATGAGGAAAGTCCACAAATGCCTTATGGTTATCCAACATCAATGGTCTTAGCCATGTTGCCTCCACTTTGGTTTTCTATTATGAATAAGCGTGTCCCTAAGACTATGATAACAGATTAG
- a CDS encoding DUF4175 family protein — protein sequence MSNFNTIKQKLEQFIKRYYTNELLKGAILFFSIGLLYLIVTLFVEYVLWLNPTARTILFWTFIGVELALFVKFIAIPLSHLFKLRKGINFETASKLIGNHFPEVSDKLLNVLQLNKSPQQSDLLLASIEQKSQELQPIPFKSAVNFKSNTKYLKYAAIPIVILLLSFATGKINWFSDSYERVVNYQTAYEPPAPFQFFVLNESLQAIENKDFKLKVSTAGNVIPENAQIKFNGQSYFLQQIAPGEFQYTFSLPKEAVEFTLSANDVTSKPYKLEVVNTPNLVNFEMVLDYPSHTKKQDEVLKSTGSAVIPEGTNVTWKAKTKSTTGVQIYAEDTLSFKPIDKGNFEASKRLFRNYNYSITTSNYDLKDYENLAYNINVVKDTYPELSIKVQKDSIDQQSLYFYGQATDDYGLTKLQLVYYPADDESKKVVESITISKSNFSEFVSAFPNQFNLEDGVSYQLYFEVFDNDALHNYKRTKSSTFSYRKLTKEEEEQKQLNEQNETIKDISKTFDKLQEQDKKLEEISKTQKEKESLNFNDKKKFEEFLKRQKNQEQLMKNFNKKLQDNLEEFQKEEEKDDQFKEDLKERLKENEEQLKKDEKLLEELEKLQDKINKEEFTEKLEELAKQNKNKQRSMKQLLELTKRFYVMKKAEKVARDLEKLAEEQEQLSEKDIENTKDAQEKLNDEFDKLQKEIEELMREDKQLQKPMDIPRDEFLEDEIKFDQKEAKDALDKKEESESEKKPQEAQEQQEKAKEKQKKAAKKMKQISDMMKKAASGGGGGGEQMSEDIDTLRQILKNLLLYSFDQEALMGTFESIGIDNNKYGKYIIEQSNLRAHFEHIDDSLFALSLRQPKISEQVNSQITDVYFNIDKALDNLTENRLYQGVGAQQYAVTATNELANFLSDVLDNMEMQMNPSMGEGSGGGEQLPDIIMSQEELNKKMEEGVKKGEEGKEGEEGKEGEGEKPGEEGKEGKEGEGDKPGDKGKSGKEGESGESGESGKGGQKEGKQGEGGQSGENGSQNGEGQQGGKQGENGKDGKGNKDGKNGGDRNGEGENNDGYGEGGSEEQNGELFKIYQQQQQLRQALEDRLVKDGRIESAGQLIRQMEEIELDLLNTGFTNQTLQKMMDLQHNLLKLENATFMQGQDSKRKSETNKEEFNQTNPSQIPTAKQYFNTTEILNRQALPLQNQYKRKIQEYFKKTND from the coding sequence ATGAGCAACTTTAATACTATAAAACAAAAACTAGAGCAATTCATTAAAAGGTATTACACCAATGAATTACTAAAAGGCGCTATCTTATTTTTCTCCATTGGTTTGTTATATCTCATTGTTACCTTATTTGTAGAATATGTATTGTGGTTGAATCCCACAGCAAGAACAATCTTATTCTGGACATTCATTGGAGTAGAATTAGCTTTATTCGTAAAATTCATCGCCATTCCATTATCACATTTATTCAAACTTAGAAAAGGTATCAATTTTGAAACAGCTTCTAAATTAATAGGAAATCATTTCCCAGAAGTCAGCGATAAACTATTAAACGTACTTCAATTAAACAAAAGTCCACAACAATCCGATTTATTATTAGCAAGCATAGAACAAAAGTCTCAAGAATTACAACCGATTCCGTTTAAGTCTGCGGTTAATTTTAAATCAAATACCAAATATTTAAAATATGCCGCCATTCCTATTGTCATTTTATTATTGTCCTTCGCCACAGGAAAAATAAATTGGTTTAGCGATAGTTACGAACGCGTGGTAAATTACCAAACGGCTTATGAACCACCAGCTCCTTTTCAATTTTTTGTGTTGAATGAATCGCTTCAAGCTATAGAAAATAAAGATTTTAAGTTAAAAGTATCAACCGCTGGAAATGTGATTCCAGAGAATGCACAAATCAAATTTAATGGGCAGTCGTACTTTTTACAACAAATAGCACCTGGCGAATTTCAATATACATTCAGCCTGCCAAAAGAAGCTGTAGAATTTACATTATCTGCAAATGATGTCACTTCAAAACCTTACAAATTAGAGGTGGTGAACACACCAAATCTCGTTAATTTTGAAATGGTTTTAGATTACCCGTCGCATACTAAAAAGCAAGATGAGGTATTGAAAAGTACCGGTTCAGCGGTTATTCCTGAGGGTACAAATGTGACATGGAAAGCCAAGACAAAGTCCACTACGGGAGTACAAATTTATGCCGAAGACACCTTGAGTTTCAAACCAATTGACAAAGGCAATTTTGAAGCTTCAAAACGTCTTTTTAGAAACTATAATTACAGTATCACCACGAGTAATTATGATTTAAAAGACTACGAGAATTTAGCCTATAATATTAATGTTGTAAAAGATACTTATCCTGAATTATCAATTAAGGTTCAAAAGGATTCCATAGATCAACAAAGCCTTTATTTTTATGGTCAGGCTACTGATGATTATGGTTTAACCAAGTTACAATTGGTGTATTATCCAGCTGATGATGAATCCAAAAAAGTTGTTGAGTCGATTACCATTTCAAAATCAAATTTTAGTGAATTTGTAAGTGCGTTTCCTAATCAATTCAACTTAGAAGATGGTGTAAGTTACCAACTCTATTTTGAAGTGTTTGATAACGATGCACTTCATAATTACAAGCGCACTAAAAGTTCCACGTTTAGTTACCGAAAATTGACTAAAGAAGAAGAAGAGCAGAAGCAACTTAATGAGCAAAATGAAACGATAAAAGATATTAGTAAAACGTTTGATAAACTTCAGGAACAAGATAAAAAGCTTGAAGAAATATCTAAAACACAAAAAGAAAAAGAAAGCCTGAATTTTAATGACAAAAAGAAATTTGAAGAGTTTTTAAAACGTCAGAAAAATCAGGAACAGTTGATGAAAAATTTCAACAAAAAACTACAGGATAATTTAGAAGAATTTCAAAAAGAAGAAGAGAAGGACGATCAGTTTAAAGAAGATTTAAAAGAACGTTTAAAGGAAAATGAAGAGCAACTTAAAAAGGACGAAAAGCTGCTTGAGGAACTTGAAAAGCTACAGGATAAAATTAATAAAGAAGAGTTTACAGAAAAACTTGAAGAATTAGCCAAGCAAAATAAGAATAAGCAACGCAGCATGAAACAGCTTTTAGAGTTAACAAAGCGTTTTTATGTGATGAAGAAAGCCGAAAAGGTGGCGAGGGACTTAGAAAAATTAGCTGAAGAACAAGAGCAATTATCAGAAAAGGATATAGAGAATACTAAAGACGCTCAAGAAAAATTAAACGATGAATTTGATAAGCTACAAAAAGAAATAGAGGAATTAATGAGAGAAGATAAACAGCTTCAAAAACCAATGGATATTCCAAGGGATGAATTTTTAGAAGATGAAATAAAATTCGATCAAAAAGAAGCTAAGGACGCTTTAGACAAGAAGGAAGAAAGCGAATCTGAAAAGAAACCACAAGAAGCACAAGAGCAGCAAGAAAAAGCTAAAGAAAAGCAAAAGAAAGCAGCTAAGAAGATGAAGCAGATCAGTGACATGATGAAAAAAGCTGCTAGTGGAGGTGGTGGAGGTGGTGAGCAAATGTCTGAGGATATCGATACGTTACGTCAAATTTTAAAAAACCTATTACTTTATTCTTTTGATCAAGAAGCTCTTATGGGAACTTTTGAGAGTATTGGAATTGATAATAATAAATATGGAAAGTACATTATAGAGCAAAGTAATCTTAGAGCTCATTTTGAGCATATTGATGATAGTTTATTTGCTTTGTCGTTAAGACAACCTAAGATTTCTGAACAAGTAAATTCACAAATTACCGATGTGTATTTTAATATAGACAAAGCTTTAGACAATTTAACAGAGAATAGACTTTATCAAGGTGTTGGTGCACAACAATATGCTGTAACAGCGACCAACGAATTGGCGAATTTTTTAAGTGATGTTTTAGATAATATGGAAATGCAAATGAATCCGTCTATGGGTGAAGGAAGTGGTGGCGGAGAACAGTTACCAGATATTATTATGAGCCAAGAGGAGCTTAATAAGAAAATGGAAGAAGGTGTTAAGAAAGGTGAAGAAGGAAAAGAAGGTGAAGAAGGAAAGGAAGGTGAGGGTGAAAAACCAGGTGAAGAAGGTAAGGAAGGCAAAGAAGGTGAAGGCGATAAGCCGGGAGATAAAGGAAAATCTGGTAAAGAAGGAGAAAGTGGTGAAAGTGGTGAGAGCGGAAAAGGCGGACAGAAAGAAGGTAAACAAGGTGAAGGTGGTCAATCTGGTGAAAACGGATCTCAAAATGGCGAAGGACAACAAGGTGGAAAGCAAGGAGAAAATGGCAAAGATGGTAAGGGAAACAAAGATGGAAAAAATGGTGGTGATAGAAATGGTGAAGGTGAAAATAATGACGGCTATGGTGAAGGTGGAAGTGAGGAACAAAACGGTGAGCTATTTAAAATTTACCAGCAACAACAACAATTACGACAAGCCTTAGAAGATCGATTAGTTAAAGATGGTAGAATAGAATCCGCAGGTCAATTGATTAGACAAATGGAAGAGATTGAATTGGATTTATTGAATACTGGTTTTACGAATCAGACCCTTCAAAAAATGATGGATCTTCAACATAATTTGTTAAAATTAGAGAATGCTACCTTCATGCAAGGGCAAGATTCAAAACGGAAATCTGAAACGAATAAAGAAGAATTTAATCAAACTAATCCTAGTCAAATTCCGACGGCGAAACAATATTTCAATACAACTGAAATTTTAAATCGTCAAGCACTACCTTTGCAGAATCAGTATAAGAGGAAAATTCAAGAGTATTTTAAGAAAACCAATGATTAG
- the ybeY gene encoding rRNA maturation RNase YbeY, with translation MISFNYETDFILDREAEFTQWISSTILEEKCKIGDIDYIFCSDDYLHKLNVDFLNHDTLTDIISFDYSVGKELHGEIYISVDRVRENASEFNTAFNEEMARVIIHGVLHYCGYKDKTDAAEKEMRSKEDYYLAKRN, from the coding sequence ATGATTAGTTTTAACTACGAAACCGACTTTATTTTAGATCGAGAAGCAGAATTCACGCAGTGGATTTCATCTACCATTTTAGAAGAAAAATGTAAAATAGGAGATATCGACTATATCTTTTGTTCTGATGATTATTTACATAAATTGAATGTAGATTTTTTAAATCATGATACTTTAACAGATATAATCAGCTTTGATTATTCAGTAGGAAAAGAACTACATGGTGAGATTTATATATCTGTTGATCGTGTTAGAGAAAATGCATCGGAATTTAATACGGCTTTTAATGAGGAAATGGCACGCGTGATTATTCATGGTGTTTTGCATTACTGCGGTTATAAAGACAAAACTGATGCAGCGGAAAAAGAGATGCGTTCTAAAGAAGATTACTACTTAGCGAAACGCAATTAA
- the mnmG gene encoding tRNA uridine-5-carboxymethylaminomethyl(34) synthesis enzyme MnmG has protein sequence MFNEVYDVVVVGAGHAGSEAAAAAANMGSKTLLITMNLQNIAQMSCNPAMGGIAKGQIVREIDALGGYSGIVSDTSAIQFKMLNKSKGPAMWSPRVQSDRMRFAEDWRMLLEGTENLDFYQEMVSGLIVENHKVVGVKTSLGVEVRAKSVVLTNGTFLNGLIHIGDKNFGGGRAGERAATGITEQLVNLGFESGRMKTGTPPRVDGRSLDFSKMVEQPGDEDPQKFSYLDITKPLTKQRSCHMSYTSELVHDLLREGFDRSPMFNGRIKSVGPRYCPSIEDKINRFADKDRHQLFVEPEGWNTCEYYINGFSTSLPEDVQFKALRSVVGFENVKFFRPGYAIEYDYFPPTQLKHTLETKLVEGLYFAGQINGTTGYEEAASQGLMSGINASLKVQEKDAFTLQRDEAYIGVLIDDLITKGTEEPYRMFTSRAEYRTLLRQDNADFRLTPKGYKLGLASEKRLKRMEEKESKSDAFVQFFRDTSVTPEEANPVLESKNSAPVKQQDKMFKLYARPNITIDDVRQFQSVDDYIQSNNLDTEIIEQTEIQVKYAGYIEKEKNNADKLNRLENLKIPAGFDYSKLKSMSIEARQKLTKIQPVTISQASRISGVNPNDISVLLVYLGR, from the coding sequence ATGTTTAATGAAGTTTATGATGTTGTTGTAGTCGGTGCAGGTCACGCAGGAAGTGAAGCTGCAGCAGCTGCTGCAAATATGGGAAGTAAGACATTATTAATTACAATGAACCTTCAAAACATTGCTCAAATGTCTTGTAATCCTGCTATGGGTGGTATTGCAAAAGGCCAAATTGTAAGAGAGATAGATGCGCTTGGAGGTTATAGTGGAATTGTTTCGGATACCTCTGCGATTCAATTTAAGATGCTAAACAAATCCAAAGGACCTGCAATGTGGAGTCCTAGAGTGCAATCCGATAGAATGCGTTTTGCGGAGGATTGGAGAATGCTTTTGGAAGGCACAGAAAATCTTGATTTTTATCAAGAGATGGTTTCTGGACTTATAGTCGAAAATCATAAAGTAGTTGGTGTTAAAACATCGCTTGGTGTTGAAGTTCGAGCAAAGTCAGTTGTCCTTACAAATGGAACGTTTTTAAATGGTTTAATTCATATTGGTGATAAGAATTTTGGTGGTGGTAGAGCAGGTGAAAGAGCGGCTACTGGAATCACAGAACAACTTGTAAATTTAGGTTTTGAATCGGGTAGAATGAAAACCGGAACTCCTCCTAGAGTGGATGGTCGGTCTTTAGATTTTTCAAAAATGGTAGAGCAACCTGGTGATGAAGATCCACAAAAATTCTCGTATTTAGATATTACAAAACCGTTAACTAAACAGCGCTCTTGTCATATGTCGTATACGAGTGAATTGGTTCACGATTTGTTACGTGAAGGCTTTGATCGCTCACCAATGTTTAATGGTAGAATTAAAAGTGTAGGTCCTCGGTATTGTCCTTCAATTGAGGATAAGATTAATCGTTTTGCAGATAAAGATAGACACCAGTTATTCGTTGAGCCTGAAGGGTGGAATACTTGTGAATATTATATAAATGGATTCTCAACATCGTTGCCAGAAGATGTTCAATTTAAAGCCTTGCGTTCTGTTGTAGGTTTTGAAAACGTAAAATTCTTTAGACCGGGTTATGCGATAGAATACGATTACTTTCCGCCAACACAATTGAAGCATACGTTAGAAACTAAGCTCGTTGAAGGTTTATATTTTGCCGGACAAATTAATGGAACGACTGGTTATGAAGAGGCCGCGTCTCAAGGTTTAATGTCTGGTATTAATGCGAGTTTAAAAGTGCAAGAAAAAGATGCTTTTACATTACAGCGAGATGAAGCTTATATCGGGGTTTTAATAGATGATTTAATTACAAAAGGAACGGAAGAGCCTTACAGGATGTTTACTTCTAGAGCGGAATATAGGACCTTATTAAGACAAGATAATGCTGATTTTAGATTAACGCCTAAAGGTTATAAATTGGGATTAGCTTCTGAAAAACGTTTAAAACGTATGGAGGAAAAGGAATCTAAATCGGATGCTTTTGTGCAATTTTTTAGAGATACAAGCGTCACACCGGAAGAGGCAAATCCGGTTTTGGAATCTAAGAACTCAGCACCAGTTAAACAGCAAGATAAAATGTTTAAATTATATGCTAGGCCAAATATTACGATTGACGATGTTAGACAATTTCAATCTGTAGATGATTATATTCAGTCTAATAATTTGGATACAGAGATTATTGAGCAAACAGAAATTCAGGTGAAATATGCGGGTTATATTGAGAAGGAAAAGAACAATGCTGACAAACTAAATAGATTAGAGAATTTAAAAATTCCAGCTGGTTTTGATTATTCAAAATTGAAATCTATGAGTATTGAGGCGCGTCAAAAGTTGACTAAAATTCAACCTGTAACCATCTCTCAGGCTTCGCGAATTAGTGGGGTAAACCCAAATGATATTTCTGTATTGTTGGTTTATTTGGGCAGGTAA
- a CDS encoding class I SAM-dependent methyltransferase, with protein sequence MLNQKPTYLTLKDHSVSKEEFQLLYNEELDMLETFPEPKGEKLSEYYKSEDYISHTDTKRNLLEFAYHKVREISLNRKLKLINSFQSETKTLLDIGCGTGDFLETAQKDNWKITGIEPNENARQIANSKTNNAVFETEELLKLKPHSFDVITLWHVLEHLPDLEMHTVLFKKLLKPNGTLVIAVPNYKSYDAEYYKNFWAAYDVPRHLWHFSKMSISELFKRKQMTLLKTLPMKFDAYYVCLLSEKYKSGFMNPIKAFWIGWQSNRKAKRSGEYSSHIYVLRSGNS encoded by the coding sequence GTGCTAAATCAAAAACCAACATATCTAACTTTAAAAGACCATTCTGTTTCTAAAGAAGAATTCCAATTATTATATAATGAGGAGCTCGATATGTTAGAAACATTTCCGGAGCCAAAAGGTGAAAAGCTTTCAGAATATTACAAAAGTGAAGACTATATTTCGCACACAGATACCAAGCGAAATTTACTAGAATTCGCCTACCATAAAGTAAGAGAAATTTCTCTAAATCGAAAATTGAAATTAATCAATTCTTTTCAGTCAGAAACTAAAACACTTTTGGATATCGGATGTGGAACTGGTGATTTTTTAGAAACGGCTCAAAAAGACAACTGGAAAATAACAGGAATAGAACCGAACGAAAATGCACGACAAATTGCAAATTCAAAAACAAATAATGCAGTTTTTGAAACCGAAGAATTATTAAAATTGAAGCCTCACAGTTTTGATGTTATTACCCTTTGGCATGTGTTAGAACATTTACCAGATTTAGAAATGCACACTGTATTATTTAAAAAACTTTTAAAACCAAATGGCACTTTAGTAATTGCGGTTCCAAATTATAAAAGTTATGATGCGGAGTATTACAAAAACTTTTGGGCTGCTTATGATGTGCCAAGACACCTTTGGCATTTTTCAAAAATGTCTATTTCAGAATTATTCAAAAGAAAACAAATGACATTGCTAAAAACCTTACCAATGAAATTTGATGCCTATTATGTGTGTTTACTTTCTGAAAAATATAAATCAGGATTCATGAATCCAATTAAGGCATTTTGGATAGGATGGCAATCTAATCGTAAAGCAAAACGTTCAGGAGAGTACTCTTCTCATATTTATGTCTTGCGAAGTGGTAATTCTTAA
- a CDS encoding OmpH family outer membrane protein, producing MKKIILSLAVLISAASCQEQQKIAFIDNGEIISAYQMKIDIEDKFKTQDDQFTKQRDSIAMVYQMEMQSIQQRISQLSPQKQQEESQAFSQKWQPVQQQMQMRQQQMDQMFKTEMDSVLSKFNTFVEEYGKENGYTFILGKNQAGSVVYGIETLDITEEVKKGINEAYNSKDAKTEVSTDAATE from the coding sequence ATGAAAAAAATAATCTTAAGTTTAGCGGTTTTGATTTCTGCTGCATCTTGTCAAGAACAACAAAAAATCGCATTCATAGATAATGGTGAAATAATTAGTGCTTATCAAATGAAAATTGATATTGAGGATAAATTTAAAACTCAAGATGACCAATTTACAAAGCAAAGAGATAGTATTGCTATGGTGTACCAAATGGAAATGCAATCTATTCAACAACGTATAAGTCAGTTGTCACCACAAAAACAACAAGAAGAATCTCAAGCATTTTCTCAAAAATGGCAACCAGTTCAGCAACAAATGCAAATGCGTCAGCAACAAATGGATCAAATGTTTAAAACTGAAATGGATTCTGTGCTTTCTAAATTCAACACCTTTGTTGAAGAGTATGGTAAAGAAAATGGATACACATTCATTCTAGGAAAAAATCAAGCAGGAAGTGTTGTTTATGGAATCGAAACTTTAGATATTACCGAAGAAGTTAAAAAGGGAATTAACGAAGCGTATAATTCTAAAGATGCTAAAACGGAAGTATCAACCGATGCAGCAACAGAATAA